In Phaenicophaeus curvirostris isolate KB17595 chromosome 14, BPBGC_Pcur_1.0, whole genome shotgun sequence, a single genomic region encodes these proteins:
- the KLHL36 gene encoding kelch-like protein 36 produces MEGTRQSRICRPHKISESSKVYRWDDHSSLVLQSLNEQRHRGLFCDIVLVVDEQRVPAHRNLLAVCSDYFNSMFTIGMREAHQKEVELFGASYIGLKAVVDFLYGSELSLDGGNIDYVLETAHLLQIWKVVDFCCEYLENEVSEENYLYLQELASIYNLKRLDSYIDSFILQNFGTLSFTPDFLQNISLQKLCQYLDSSNVQQECEHDLLQAALQWLTQYPERENEAYRVLDNIHFPLIPKSDLLHRVKPAVCSLLPKEANCEGFIEEAVNYHNNVTAQPVLQNKRTALRTCEERLLFVGGEVSERCLELSDDTCFLDTRKGQWVAETPLPARRSHHCVAVLGGFIFIAGGSFSRDNGGDAASNLLYRYDPRCNQWIKVASMRQRRVDFYLGAIADMLVAVGGRNENGALSSVETYSPQKDSWSYIAGLPRFTYGHAGTVYKEFVYISGGHDYQIGPYRKNLLCYDYRTDVWEEKRPMITARGWHSMCTLQDNIYSIGGSDDNIETMARFDILSVESYSPQCNQWTRVAPLLQANSESGVAVWEGKIYILGGYSWEETVFSKTVQVYDKEKNKWYKGTDLPKAIAGVSACVCALKPKTEDKKKKTKTKKHQDRGR; encoded by the exons ATGGAGGGGACCAGGCAGAGCAGGATCTGTCGGCCACACAAGATAAGTGAATCCTCAAAG GTATACAGGTGGGATGACCACTCTAGTCTCGTTCTTCAGAGCCTGAATGAGCAGAGGCACCGAGGCCTCTTCTGTGACATTGTCCTTGTGGTGGATGAGCAGAGAGTCCCAGCTCATCGGAATCTTCTCGCTGTTTGCAGTGACTACTTCAACTCTATGTTCACCATCGGTATGCGAGAAGCCCACCAAAAAGAGGTTGAGCTTTTTGGAGCCTCCTATATTGGTCTGAAGGCCGTGGTGGATTTCCTTTATGGCAGTGAGCTATCTTTAGATGGGGGCAATATCGATTATGTGCTTGAAACAGCTCACCTGCTGCAGATCTGGAAGGTGGTCGACTTCTGTTGTGAGTATCTGGAGAATGAAGTCAGCGAGGAGAACTATTTGTACCTGCAGGAGCTAGCCTCGATTTACAACCTGAAGCGCCTTGACTCCTACATTGATTCTTTCATCTTGCAGAACTTTGGCACGCTGTCTTTCACCCCAGACTTCCTGCAGAACATTTCCTTGCAGAAGTTATGCCAATACCTGGACAGCAGCAATGTGCAGCAGGAGTGTGAGCACGACCTGCTGCAGGCTGCCTTGCAGTGGCTTACCCAGTACCCAGAAAGGGAGAATGAGGCTTACCGGGTTCTGGATAACATACATTTTCCCTTGATACCCAAAAGTGATCTCCTCCATCGAGTCAAGCCTGCTGTCTGCTCTCTTCTTCCCAAAGAAGCAAACTGTGAGGGGTTCATAGAGGAAGCGGTGAACTATCATAATAATGTCACAGCTCAGCCAGTGCTGCAAAACAAACGGACAGCCCTGCGGACCTGTGAGGAAAGGCTCCTCTTTGTGGGTGGGGAGGTTTCTGAGCGGTGCCTGGAACTGAGCGATGATACCTGCTTCTTGGACACCAGAAAGGGGCAGTGGGTAGCAGAAACCCCTCTCCCAGCCAGACGAAGTCACCACTGTGTTGCAGTCTTGGGAGGCTTCATCTTCATAGCTGGAGGCAGCTTTTCAAGAGACaatggaggggatgcagcttCCAATCTCCTATATAGGTATGATCCCCGCTGTAACCAGTGGATAAAG GTCGCCTCCATGAGACAACGCCGTGTAGATTTCTACCTGGGAGCTATTGCTGACATGCTGGTAGCAGTTGGTGGCAGGAATGAAAATGGGGCACTTTCTTCAGTGGAGACGTACAGCCCTCAGAAGGATTCGTGGTCCTACATAGCTGGCTTACCAAG GTTTACCTATGGCCATGCTGGAACAGTCTACAAGGAATTTGTGTACATTTCAGGAGGACATGATTACCAAATCGGCCCCTATAGAAAAAACCTGCTGTGTTACGATTACCGCACAGATGTTTGGGAAGAGAAGAGGCCAATGATCACTGCCCGAGGGTGGCACAGCATGTGCACCTTACAGGACAACATCTACTCCATCGGTGGCAGTGATGACAACATAGAAACCATGGCTCGTTTTGACATTCTGAGTGTGGAGTCTTACAGCCCTCAATGTAACCAGTGGACCAGAGTTGCTCCCCTGTTGCAAGCAAACAGTGAGTCAGGGGTGGCAGTTTGGGAAGGCAAGATTTATATACTTGGAGGCTACAGCTGGGAAGAAACAGTCTTCTCCAAAACAGTCCAGGTTTATgataaggagaaaaataagtgGTACAAAGGAACTGACTTACCCAAAGCGATTGCTGGTGTGTCTGCATGTGTCTGTGCGTTGAAACCCAAAACagaggataaaaagaaaaagacaaaaacaaaaaaacatcaaGATCGAGGAAGATGA